A portion of the Paenibacillus segetis genome contains these proteins:
- the pssA gene encoding CDP-diacylglycerol--serine O-phosphatidyltransferase, with amino-acid sequence MITKSIPNMFTLGNLFLGMLAIMLALEGRFSLAAIMVIIAMLLDGLDGRVARALNCQSEFGKELDSLSDIISFGVAPALIMYTISFHNIPMELAWVVTAIFPICGALRLARFNVQKGIPGYFIGLPIPAAGGVLATLSLFHKDFTAPYFIIAMLLLSYLMVSSVKYPNFKKVGLPKKAVAVAPFVVVLAVVLAVLFPEQLSKMIFIPLVVYAAYGLKQNVDKILRRKSRHEDDSEEVYRSKH; translated from the coding sequence ATGATTACAAAATCAATTCCGAACATGTTTACGCTCGGTAATCTGTTTCTCGGAATGTTAGCCATTATGTTGGCATTAGAGGGTAGGTTTAGCCTAGCAGCCATCATGGTAATTATCGCTATGCTGCTTGACGGATTGGACGGACGTGTTGCACGGGCATTAAACTGCCAAAGCGAGTTTGGTAAAGAGCTCGATTCACTATCCGATATCATATCATTTGGTGTTGCACCAGCACTTATTATGTACACTATTTCATTTCACAATATTCCGATGGAATTAGCTTGGGTTGTAACTGCAATATTTCCTATATGTGGTGCATTACGGTTGGCACGGTTTAATGTACAAAAAGGAATTCCGGGTTATTTTATCGGCCTGCCTATACCGGCAGCTGGTGGAGTACTCGCAACATTGTCGTTGTTTCATAAAGACTTTACAGCACCATACTTCATCATTGCGATGTTGCTTCTGTCCTACTTGATGGTCAGCTCCGTGAAATATCCAAATTTCAAAAAAGTGGGCTTGCCTAAAAAGGCAGTTGCAGTCGCACCGTTTGTCGTTGTTTTGGCAGTTGTTCTTGCCGTGTTGTTCCCAGAACAACTATCAAAGATGATCTTTATTCCACTTGTTGTCTACGCAGCATATGGTCTGAAACAAAACGTTGACAAGATACTCCG